Proteins encoded together in one Penicillium digitatum chromosome 1, complete sequence window:
- a CDS encoding Vesicle-mediated transport protein (Imh1), putative: MFQRLRDAIDSRIAEEQARQKSAQDNIERSNSARRPPGRNQSPNRRSRPRRNTGTPIRGPDPKEFEAEFTIGDDESSRSGTPQADIPEGAPEVNTSNEGESEMVEGKPAETPENETGQETMAVLSPEVRAKLRRLDKLESRYHELLKAYRTAHSRVLSIEPFEATLRENTPLTSIAEPKAFTEYLNQSTLKSDMVMEELKRVTEEREEFRKKFEVAQQAAKEALDEVTGLKNEKPQTATTKGTDGTGEQAGEEFFSFDNEVPRLEGELKEKQEEVESLKIEVEKLKRDMSVTRESTESLVQNLETASRELVELRETKDNLDAEIKTLQTSKKADIDDLKAKLTTAESSLKSTTSEVEKLNSQLKEKTEEIDQLQKQASERTESDSDLAAELEMTKEEKKSDEKKLVVLQGLVDGLRSQLKDTESTILELKTEIEERCEHSAKLQDIYEFVNENLKENRAWVSAREKVFAGELADFNEVAKTLAAVDEKPTSTVPAPAPAPAQGETQPAQATGGGGSGGKKKNKKKKKSGKAEEPIKPADAAPAELSPTEAPAPATKELDELKEKIETLTQQLYEKQAAIDRLSSKLKGEDNLKEEIESLRDDLVNIGQEHVAAKDKIKELSAEKTSLEETIGKLEKELVDLRTSSALTSADSEKAHASLKEEFDNLKVRSVALETDISAAQQLAATRFKDLTDLRETLQKVQPELRSLRAESSELKTLKETLTSKNSDLKALEGKHEDLRAELKTFKSKVSERDAEVGALNKKIRQETDSRMKAEEYLSVTQSNLRSAESKRQDAINARDKTAGDLSKAQDGLKNARIKMREMDEQISQLNKELASLRDEIQLKTAQHSSAQGLLNSMRDQTTEVAMQMKEARERCESLDEELADAHRLLSERTREGETMRRLLNDIEGRSESKVRDFKERMEAAIEERDRAEDEASTQGRRRAREMEELKGKVREAERALRTAEQDKEELEQSQKDWRRRRDELELLSEKSSREVTEVRQAMAGLRDALDASEKQVRDLEKDKAELRRSVEETNNRLEKLRKSHKTLGEDVRLRGSPSGRQSSRSSMDSGSRRAAASPGKSETPLGPPSNASIDFMYLKNVLLQFLEQRDKNYQKQLIPVLGMLLHFDRTDEQKWMSAIMSK; encoded by the exons ATGTTTCAA CGGCTCCGCGACGCCATCGACTCTCGCATTGCAGAGGAACAAGCACGTCAAAAGTCCGCCCAAGATAATATCGAGCGCTCCAACTCCGCTCGCCGTCCTCCTGGACGCAACCAGTCCCCGAATCGGCGCTCCCGTCCGCGACGCAACACTGGCACCCCCATTCGAGGGCCCGACCCTAAGGAGTTTGAGGCTGAATTTACCATCGGTGACGATGAATCCAGCAGGTCCGGTACTCCTCAAGCTGATATACCAGAGGGTGCCCCAGAAGTAAACACCTCTAACGAGGGAGAGAGTGAGATGGTCGAAGGCAAACCGGCGGAGACGCCCGAGAATGAGACAGGGCAGGAGACCATGGCTGTGCTTTCCCCTGAGGTTCGCGCGAAGCTCCGACGACTTGATAAGCTGGAGTCCCGATACCATG AATTGCTCAAGGCCTACCGCACCGCTCACTCGCGCGTTCTATCGATCGAACCCTTTGAAGCCACTTTGCGCGAGAACACCCCGCTTACATCGATCGCCGAACCTAAAGCTTTCACGGAATACCTTAATCAATCAACATTGAAAAGCGACATGGTTATGGAAGAGCTGAAGCGCGTCACtgaagaaagggaagaattCAGAAAGAAGTTCGAAGTGGCCCAGCAGGCTGCCAAGGAGGCTTTGGATGAGGTTACTGGTCTCAAAAACGAGAAACCCCAGACTGCGACAACCAAGGGGACAGACGGAACTGGGGAACAGGCCGGCGAAGAGTTCTTTTCGTTTGATAATGAAGTTCCCCGCTTGGAAGGAGAACTTAAAGAGAAGCAAGAAGAGGTTGAGAGCCTAAAAATCGAAGTCGAAAAGCTCAAGCGCGATATGTCTGTCACCCGCGAGTCAACTGAAAGCTTGGTGCAGAACTTGGAGACAGCCAGCCGGGAGCTCGTTGAGCTGCGCGAAACCAAAGACAATTTGGATGCTGAGATTAAGACTCTGCAAACCTCTAAGAAGGCCGATATCGATGACCTGAAGGCGAAGCTAACAACTGCGGAATCCTCTCTCAAATCAACCACATCTGAGGTTGAGAAGCTCAACTCTCAGCTCAAGGAGAAGACTGAGGAAATCGACCAGCTCCAGAAACAGGCATCCGAAAGAACCGAGTCCGATTCGGACCTAGCTGCTGAGTTGGAGATGACcaaggaggaaaagaaatcCGACGAGAAAAAGCTCGTTGTGCTTCAGGGCTTAGTTGATGGTCTCCGATCTCAGCTTAAGGACACCGAATCTACTATCTTGGAACTGAAGACTGAGATCGAAGAGAGGTGCGAACATTCTGCTAAACTACAAGATATCTATGAGTTTGTGAATGAAAATTTGAAAGAGAACAGGGCATGGGTGTCTGCTAGGGAAAAAGTCTTCGCTGGAGAGCTAGCTGACTTCAATGAGGTTGCCAAAACCCTGGCAGCGGTCGATGAAAAGCCCACTTCGACTGTCCccgctcctgctcctgctcccGCCCAAGGAGAGACACAGCCTGCTCAAGCTACTGGCGGTGGCGGTAGTggaggaaagaagaagaacaagaagaagaagaagagcggCAAAGCGGAGGAACCTATTAAGCCGGCTGATGCGGCTCCTGCAGAGCTATCACCCACAGAGGCGCCTGCCCCAGCTACCAAAGAGCTGGATGAACTCAAAGAAAAGATCGAAACCCTCACCCAACAACTGTATGAAAAGCAGGCCGCCATTGACCGTCTCAGTTCTAAGCTGAAAGGCGAGGACAACTTGAAGGAGGAGATTGAGTCCCTTCGTGATGACCTTGTCAACATCGGCCAGGAGCATGTGGCAGCCAAAGACAAAATCAAGGAGCTTTCAGCAGAAAAGACTTCTCTTGAAGAAACCATTGGCAAGCTAGAGAAGGAATTGGTGGATCTTCGCACTAGTAGCGCTTTGACTTCAGCTGACTCGGAGAAGGCGCACGCCTCACTCAAAGAGGAATTCGATAACCTCAAGGTCCGCTCTGTTGCCTTGGAGACTGATATTTCTGCCGCCCAGCAGCTGGCTGCCACTCGATTCAAAGATCTTACAGACCTCCGTGAAACTCTTCAGAAGGTTCAACCCGAATTGCGGAGCCTACGTGCCGAGTCTTCGGAGTTGAAGACCCTGAAAGAAACCCTCACTAGCAAAAACTCCGATTTAAAGGCCCTTGAGGGCAAGCATGAGGATCTGCGTGCTGAGCTGAAGACCTTCAAGTCGAAGGTCTCAGAGCGTGACGCAGAAGTGGGTGCCCTCAACAAGAAGATCCGACAAGAGACTGACAGCCGAATGAAGGCTGAGGAGTATCTTAGTGTCACCCAATCTAACCTGCGTTCTGCCGAGAGCAAAAGGCAAGATGCCATCAATGCCAGAGACAAGACTGCAGGCGACCTCTCCAAGGCCCAAGACGGGTTGAAGAATGCTCGTATTAAGATGCGGGAGATGGACGAACAGATTTCTCAATTGAACAAGGAACTCGCAAGCCTCCGAGACGAAATCCAGCTAAAGACAGCTCAGCACAGCAGCGCCCAGGGCTTATTAAATAGCATGCGTGACCAGACCACGGAAGTTGCAATGCAAATGAAGGAGGCACGTGAGCGATGCGAGAGCCTGGATGAAGAACTGGCGGACGCTCACCGTCTGCTGAGCGAGCGAACCCGCGAAGGCGAGACCATGCGCCGTCTGCTAAATGATATTGAGGGCCGTTCAGAGTCCAAGGTCAGAGACTTTAAGGAACGCATGGAGGCTGCTATCGAAGAGCGAGACCGTGCTGAAGATGAAGCCAGCACCCAAGGCCGTCGCCGTGCCCGCGAGATGGAAGAACTCAAGGGTAAGGTCCGTGAAGCTGAGCGCGCCCTGCGCACGGCAGAGCAGGACAAGGAGGAGCTTGAACAGTCTCAAAAGGACTGGCGCCGCCGTCGTGATGAGCTCGAATTATTATCTGAAAAGTCATCACGGGAAGTGACCGAGGTTCGGCAGGCCATGGCTGGTCTGCGCGATGCTCTCGACGCAAGTGAGAAGCAAGTTCGTGATCTCGAGAAGGACAAGGCAGAGCTTCGTCGTTCAGTGGAAGAGACAAACAACCGACTGGAGAAGCTTCGAAAATCCCACAAGACACTCGGGGAGGACGTCCGCCTACGTGGCTCCCCGTCCGGTCGACAATCCTCGCGGTCATCTATGGATTCAGGCTCTCGCCGGGCAGCCGCATCTCCTGGTAAGAGCGAGACTCCTCTCGGCCCACCCAGCAATGCATCCATTGACTTCATGTACTTGAAAAATGTTCTTCTCCAATTTTTGGAACAGAGGGACAAGAACTATCAGAAGCAGCTGATCCCTGttctgggaatgttgctcCATTTCGATCG CACCGATGAGCAAAAGTGGATGTCAGCCATCATGTCCAAATAA